The Pan troglodytes isolate AG18354 chromosome 1, NHGRI_mPanTro3-v2.0_pri, whole genome shotgun sequence genome includes a region encoding these proteins:
- the SHISA4 gene encoding protein shisa-4, protein MPPAGLRRAAPLTAIALLVLGAPLALAGEDCLWYLDRNGSWHPGFNCEFFTFCCGTCYHRYCCRDLTLLITERQQKHCLAFSPKTIAGIASAVILFVAVVATTICCFLCSCCYLYRRRQQLQSPFEGQEIPMTGIPVQPVYPYPQDPKAGPAPPQPGFMYPPSGPAPQYPLYPAGPPVYNPAAPPPYMPPQPSYPGA, encoded by the exons ATGCCACCCGCGGGGCTCCGCCGGGCCGCGCCGCTCACCGCAATCGCTCTGTTGGTGCTGGGGGCTCCCCTGG CGCTGGCCGGCGAGGACTGCCTGTGGTACCTGGACCGGAATGGCTCCTGGCATCCGGGGTTTAACTGCGAGTTCTTCACCTTCTGCTGCGGGACCTGCTACCATCGGTACTGCTGCAGGGACCTGACCTTGCTCATCACCGAGAGGCAGCAGAAGCACTGCCTGGCCTTCAG TCCCAAGACCATAGCAGGCATCGCCTCAGCTGTGATCCTCTTTGTTGCTGTGGTTGCCACCACCATCTGCTGCTTCCTCTGTTCCTGTTGCTACCTGTACCGCCGGCGCCAGCAGCTCCAGAGCCCATTTGAAG GCCAGGAGATTCCAATGACAGGCATCCCAGTGCAGCCAGTATACCCATACCCCCAGGACCCCAAAGCTGGCCCTGCACCCCCACAGCCTGGCTTCATGTACCCACCTAGTGGTCCTGCTCCCCAATATCCACTCTACCCAGCTGGGCCCCCAGTCTACAACCCTGCAG CTCCTCCTCCCTATATGCCACCACAGCCCTCTTACCCGGGAGCCTGA